Proteins encoded within one genomic window of Balaenoptera ricei isolate mBalRic1 chromosome 10, mBalRic1.hap2, whole genome shotgun sequence:
- the FGF23 gene encoding fibroblast growth factor 23, whose amino-acid sequence MLGPCLGLWVCTLGCAVHAYPNTSPLLGSSWGGLTHLYTATARNSYHLQIHRDGHVDGSPQQTIYSALMIRSEDAGFVVITGVMSKRYLCMDLRGNIFGSHHFSPESCRFRQRTLENGYDVYHSPQHRFLVSLGRAKRAFLPGTNPPPYAQFLSRRNEIPLLHFATARPRRHTRSAHDGGDPLSVLKPRARATPAPASCSQERPSAEDSGPAASDPLGVLRGLRLDARAGPGGAERCRPFPSFA is encoded by the exons ATGCTGGGGCCCTGCCTGGGCCTCTGGGTCTGCACCCTGGGCTGTGCGGTCCACGCCTATCCCAACACGTCCCCGCTGCTGGGCTCCAGCTGGGGCGGCCTGACCCACCTGTACACGGCCACGGCCAGGAACAGCTACCACCTGCAGATCCACAGGGACGGCCACGTGGATGGCTCACCCCAGCAGACCATCTACA GCGCCCTGATGATCAGATCTGAGGATGCGGGCTTCGTGGTGATAACAGGGGTGATGAGCAAGAGATATCTCTGCATGGACCTCAGAGGCAACATTTTTGgatct CATCACTTCAGCCCCGAGAGCTGCAGGTTCCGGCAGCGGACGCTGGAGAACGGCTACGACGTGTACCACTCGCCGCAGCACCGCTTCCTCGTCAGCCTGGGCCGGGCCAAGCGGGCCTTCCTGCCGGGCACCAACCCGCCCCCGTACGCGCAGTTCCTGTCGCGCAGGAACGAGATCCCGCTGCTGCACTTCGCCACCGCGCGGCCCCGGCGCCACACGCGCAGCGCGCACGACGGCGGGGACCCGCTGAGCGTGCTCAAGCCGCGCGCCCGCGCCACGCCCGCGCCCGCCTCCTGCTCCCAAGAGCGGCCCAGCGCCGAGGACAGCGGCCCTGCGGCCAGCGACCCGCTCGGGGTGCTCCGCGGCCTCCGGCTGGACGCGCGCGCCGGGCCGGGGGGCGCCGAGCGCTGCCGGCCCTTCCCCAGCTTCGCTTAG